The Hornefia porci genome contains the following window.
GAGGTATGAACCCGTCTGGCTTCAGTGTCCTGTGGGGATGATGTTTCCGGATGTTGCCACATTTTTGAAAAAACCAAAAATGTGGCAACTCTAACCACTGTCTAACTCGAAATCTCTTGCCAGCCCAACATATCATACTATTCTGAACGGATGTTCGTGTGCCTGTACGCATTCGCTATTTCCTATCACTACTCATGCGCCTCAAAACATTCACTATTCTGGACCGCTCGTGTGTTTCCGCGATGCTGCGCTCTCCGATAGCCTGACGGCAGAGAACTCGTAAGCTCGTAATTGAGTTGAGAAGAAAAATATCTGCAAAACCGCTTGACAAATGATATCAAAATGATATCATTAAGATACAAGGTGTACGTTCGGCAGATGCAAGAGAGAAACCGATGAGAAATCCGGTCGGTCGTGGTCGGTCGGCATGACCGCACACAGCCGGGCTCCAATGGTTAGATTTTGGGAGGACATTGAAATGAAAGAAACTATTTTGACAACGAAAAAACGGGGAATGACGGTTCTGATTTTGGTAATTGTGCTTTATTTTGCGGCGGCGATGCTGTTCTTACGCACAATGGAATTCGGGGGAAGCATTCTGGTCGGCGCGCTGTGCGTGGTATGGTTTTTCCTCGGCTGGATACTGCTGCTCGGACTGAAGATACTGAAGCCGCAGGAGGCGCTGGTTCTGACGCTGTTCGGCAAATATGTCGGAACACTTCGCGGAGAGGGCTTTTACTTTGTGAATCCCTTCTGCACAGGCGTGAACCCGGCGGCGAGGACCAGACTCAGTCAGAGCGGCGATGCCGGAGAAGGCGGAAAGTCTGCTTTTTTCAAGGGGAACAAAGAAAAACCGGATGCGGCTGAACTGGCCAGCAAGAAGATTTCGCTGAAGGTCATGACGCTGAACAACAATGTACAGAAAATCAACGACTGCCTGGGAAATCCGGTTGAGATCGGAATCGCAGTGATGTGGAGAGTAACAGATACGGCGAAAGCGGTTTTCAATGTGGATAATTACAAAGAATACCTGTCGCTTCAGTGTGACAGCGCACTGAGGAACATTGTCCGGAATTATCCGTATGATGTTGCGCCCGGAGTCGATACGACCGGAGACGGCGTTGCGGATGAGGGAAGCCTTCGGGGGTCCAGTGAGATCGTCGCGGCCAGGATTCGGGATGAAATTCAGGAGAAGGTGAACGAAGCCGGTCTGGAGATTATTGACGCAAGAATTACTTATCTCGCTTATGCGACAGAGATTGCGGCGGCTATGCTGCAGAGACAGCAGGCTGCGGCAATCGTGGATGCCCGCACTATGATTGTGGAAGGTGCGGTCGGTATGGTGGAGATGGCTCTGGATCGGCTGAATGAAAAAGAAATTGTTGAACTCGACGAGGAGCGTAAGGCGGCAATGGTCTCCAATCTCATGGTTGTTCTCTGCGGCAATCATGAGGCGCAGCCGATTGTAAATACAGGAAGTCTGTATTAAGGGTGGTCGGCGTATTTTACCCGGGCCGGCGCTTCGGGAACATGGCCGGCCCCATGGTTCATAGAGAGAAGAAGCGACAGAAGACAGAAGGCGAAGCAGGATGAAGAAGAAACAGGTGCCGTTACGGCTCTCGGAAAAACTGTATAATGATATTGTGTCCTGGGCGGAGGATGATTTCCGGTCGGTGAACGGACAGATTGAATACCTGTTGACAGAGTGTGTGAAACAGCGCAAAAAGGACGGAAAATATGTGGGTGAGGAGATTGATGTTCCTCCGAAGCTGGATCTGAGGTGAGCCTGCGAGGTCTCCTGTCAGGAAGTTTATGCCTGACAGGGGATTTTTTTAGTGCGCCCGGCGAGCGCACGTTCTAAAGGGTGAAAGTCCCGAATCCGCCCGGCAGTGGGAAGGATACAGCCGAAGGCAAGGGTGTCCATCGTGAGGTGGAATCTGAAGGAAGCCGGATGTGGGGAAAATACTAACCCATGGGCAAACCTCTGGCCTGACGAACAGAAATCGCATATGAGGCTCTGTATGAGGATAAGGCTGCTAAACAGGTCAAAGTCCAATTACTGCACGGAATCATGCAGTGTAAATGCGGCAGGTAGATGGAGGAAAAGAACGTGTGAGTACCCGGGGAGGTCTCACCAGCAAGGAGACTTGTAGTAACAACGAATGGTGAGAAGTCAGCCGAAGCCATAGTAGCGGGCCAGTCCGTGAAGGGCCGAATCAATAGGAGTCTTGAGTACGACCGGGAAAGGAGGAACGAACTTGAGCACAGAAAACAAGAAAGAAAGCTGCCTGCAAAGGGATAGCGCGGAACGTAAAGAGTATGCAGGAGCGCGCCGTTCATTCCGCCGGATATGGAAGGAAAGGGACAGTGCAGAGCCGGGACTTCTTGAGGCGATACTGGACAGAAGAAATATGAATAAAGCCTACAAGAGAGTGAAGGCAAACAAGGGAGCGCCGGGTGTCGATGGAATGACCATCGAGGAGGCACTGCCTTACTTGCGGGAGCATAAAGATGAACTCATTGGAAGGATATTACGTGGGAAATATACCCCGTCTCCGGTGAGGAGAGTCGAGATCCCGAAACCAAACGGTGGAATACGAAAGCTTGGTATTCCAACTGTCATTGACCGTATCATCCAACAGGCCATCAGTCAGAAACTCATGCCCATCTACGAGCCGAAGTTTTCGGACGGAAGCTATGGCTACCGGCCGGGACGAAGCGCAAAGGATGCGATAAACAGCCTGCAAATAAAAAGTCAAGGCGAAAGTGAAGAACATTGAAAATTTTATACAGGTTGAAAATTAGGTATCAAAACAAGACCACCACCATACTCGTGCTGGTCTGAAAGGGTGTTTATGAAGCTATTCTGAATCCGGAAGAGATAAAAGATATTCTTTCACTCGTC
Protein-coding sequences here:
- a CDS encoding PTS ascorbate transporter subunit IIC, whose protein sequence is MKKKQVPLRLSEKLYNDIVSWAEDDFRSVNGQIEYLLTECVKQRKKDGKYVGEEIDVPPKLDLR
- a CDS encoding reverse transcriptase domain-containing protein translates to MSTENKKESCLQRDSAERKEYAGARRSFRRIWKERDSAEPGLLEAILDRRNMNKAYKRVKANKGAPGVDGMTIEEALPYLREHKDELIGRILRGKYTPSPVRRVEIPKPNGGIRKLGIPTVIDRIIQQAISQKLMPIYEPKFSDGSYGYRPGRSAKDAINSLQIKSQGESEEH
- a CDS encoding SPFH domain-containing protein; the protein is MKETILTTKKRGMTVLILVIVLYFAAAMLFLRTMEFGGSILVGALCVVWFFLGWILLLGLKILKPQEALVLTLFGKYVGTLRGEGFYFVNPFCTGVNPAARTRLSQSGDAGEGGKSAFFKGNKEKPDAAELASKKISLKVMTLNNNVQKINDCLGNPVEIGIAVMWRVTDTAKAVFNVDNYKEYLSLQCDSALRNIVRNYPYDVAPGVDTTGDGVADEGSLRGSSEIVAARIRDEIQEKVNEAGLEIIDARITYLAYATEIAAAMLQRQQAAAIVDARTMIVEGAVGMVEMALDRLNEKEIVELDEERKAAMVSNLMVVLCGNHEAQPIVNTGSLY